The DNA window GCAGGCGTGCTGAACCGTCTTGCGGTCGCGTCCGAAGCCGCGGCCGATCTCGGCCATCTTCAGGCGCAGCACCACATGGGCGATATACATCCCGATCTGCCGCACCCGGGTCACGCTGATCGAACTCCGCCCCGGGCGCCGCAATTCCTTCCCACTGACGTTGAAGAGGGCCGCCACGATGTCCATCACGCATTCGCAGATGTCGGTCACCCTCTCCTCGCTGACGGGGCTCAACCTGGGCAGCAGCAGGCCGACCGGCGCTGCCACGCACGCTCTCCCCTCTCTCCTTTCGTTCTTGTCCTGCAACTGGCTTGCGGCGTTGGATCGCACGGAATGCCCCCTTCTTGATCGAGGAATATTTTCCTTATATCCCGCGTCGGCACGTAGGGGAACAAAAAGAGAACAAATATTCCCGATGGCTGAACCCAACCAGCTGTTCAAAAAGGCTTTTTTGTTTTCCGAGAGATTTTTTTCGCCGAATTTTCTCCCCACCTGCCGCGCCAGGCCCAGACTGTGGCGACCAATCAAAGGGAGACCATGCATGGGCATGTTGGAACAAGAGGTGCACGCCTTCCGCCGGGAGAAGGCGCAGCAGGTTTCGGAAGCGCGGCAGTGCGCCGCCTTCTTTCTCATCTCCGGGATCGATCTGAGCGCCGCGCTGGCGACGACGGGCAAGGAGCGGACGGCGCTCCTCGCCCGCCTCGGCAGGCTCATCGAGCGCGAGCGCCTCAAGGGGGCGCGTCGTCACTGGAGCTATGACCTCAACCGGCACATCGCGCTCAAGCAGGCTTACGACCGCCTCAGACCGGCGCGTGAGGAGGAGAGGATAAGGCCGCGCCCCATGCGACGGCGGTGGAGAGCAAGGCAAAAAGAAAGCGGCGCCTGACGGCGCCGCTGCTTTTCTCTCGAAAGAGATGTCTTTGCGTTATTTGGCTTTGCGCTTGCGCCCGAGACCCATCTTCTTGGCGAGTTGCGAGCGGGCGACCGCATAGCTCGGAGCGACCATGGGATAGCTCGGATCGAGACCCCACTTCTCCCGGTACTGCTCCGGCGTCAGGCCATAATGTGTCATGAGATGTCGCTTGAGCGACTTGAACTTCTTGCCGTCTTCCAGGCAGACGATGTACTCGTCGTGCACCGAGCGCTTCGGATTTACTGCCGGCTTCTGCTTTTCGGTCGCAACCTGCTCGGTGGTGCGCGTAACCCTCCCCAAGGCCGCGTGCACGTCCGCAATCAGATTTGAGAGTTCAGAAACCGGAACCGGATTGTTACTGACATAAGCAGCGACAACATCGGCCGTCAGTTCCATAAGCACATCATCATTCTTTGTAGTCAGATCATCCATTTCCATATCTTGCCCCAGCGTAATGTTGCCCCCACCTGCGTCCTTGTACATTCCTCTTCCCCTTGAAACCGATCTCATTAATCTAACCGGCACGATTGTCCAGTGGGGACAGGGGTATCCACCACCCGATATAACGCGTCAACTCACAATTTTTTTCATGCACTTTTGTATTTTACAGCCGCTATACTTGTTTCGATTTGCAATGAAGCTGGGAACCAGCCATCGGGCCGACGCACCTTGGAAATAGTGCCGGCTAGTAATGATTTCAATAGCCAAAGTGCCGCAGCAGCCCGTCTGGCGGAAATTCGCGAGTGTCGAAATACAGAATACGATACAGGCGAATTACGTCCTAAGTATGGAAGGATGTTTCAACTCGCAAAGAACTGCTCAAGATATTTCGTCCGGCCGCTCAACGTCCGAAACCTTCTCCGTGGCCATGTCGTCATGTACTGAGCCGCTCCAGAGCCGATATCCTGCCGCATAGGCTGCCTTGGCCAGAAGATGTGCGGAGATCGGCGCTGTAAGAAGAAGAAAGACAATCGCCGCCAGCGCCCGCGATGCCGTCGCATGGTCCTCCGTATAGACGGCGAGCGCAATTAGCATGGCGCCCGAGCCCAGGGTTCCCGTCTTCGACGCCGCGTGCATGCGGGTGTAGAGATCGGGCAGGCGCAGGAGTCCGATCGACGCCGCGAAGGCGAAGAAGGCGCCGATGAGGATCAGCGTGCCCACCAAAAGGTTCTGGAAAAGCTCGATCACTCGCGCTCCTCCCCGTAAAGCCCGAGCGGATCGGGCGAGGTGAACTCCTCCTCATAGCGGCGGCTCATCACGAATCGCGCGAAGGCCACCGTCGCGAGGAAGCCGACGAGACCAAGCGCGATGGCGATGTCGAGATAAAGCGTATAGCCCGTCCGGATGCCGATCACGGCGATGAAGCCGATCGCGATCGTCACCAGCATGTCGAGCCCCACCACGCGGTCGGGCAGAGCCGGCCCGCGCAGCACGCGCAGGACGGCGAGCAGGAATGAAAAACTGAGGATGCCGAGCGCGGCAAGCTCTGCGAAGGCCAGATAGGTCTCACCCGTTATCATCGAAATGCCTCCATGATCCTGCGCTCGAAGCCCTGGGCGATGTCCCTGCGCAAAAGCGCCACGTCGGAGCAGTCGAGGGCGTGGACGTAAAGGGTCTTGCGGTCTTCGGAAACGTCGACCGACAGCGTGCCGGGCGTCAACGTGATCAGGTTGGCAAGCAGCGTGATCTCGAAATCCCGATCCACGGTGAGCGGATAGGAGAAGATGCCGGGCTTCAGTTCCATGCGCGGCGAGAGCACGAGCTTGGCCACCCGCGACGCCGAAAGCACCAGTTCGTAGAGGAAGAGCAGCGCTAGGGCAGTAAGCTTGACACCGCGCCGGAAATAGCCGAGCGAGCCCACCTGTTCACGGATGAGGTAGAGCGCACCGGCGCCGAGCAGGAAACCGAAGACGATGTTGGCCGGGGCGAAGGAGCCGGTCACCGCCGTCCAGACGAGCGCCAGCAGGATGTTGATGAGATAGAGCCTCATGGTAGCGCCCCCTCGGGAAACACCGTGCCGATATAGGACGAGGCGTCGAGGATGCCTCCGGCCGCGCGCTCGGCGATGTCGATCACCGGCTGGGGGTAGAGGCCCATGAACAGCACCGGCACGGTCAGGATGGCGAGGGTCAGGTAGCCATGGAACGGTGAGGCCGTCTCGAGAAGAGCTTGATCATCCCTCTGCCGCCAGATGGCCAGGATGAAGACCCGGCCGAGCGCCAGCGTCGTCAGGAAGCCGGTGGCGAGAATGGCGAAGGCAAGCCATCCCTGGCCGGCATCGAGCGAAGCCCTCACCAGCATCACCTTCGGCCAGAGGCCGGAGGCGGGCGGCAGGCCCGCCGACGCGAGGATGAGGACGAGGGCGAAGGCGGCGATCAGCGGATGGCGCGCATAGAGGCCGGAAAGCGTGTGCAGCGAGTAGCTGCCCCCCAACCCGTTCATGATGCCCGCAAGCAGGTAGAGGGCGGCCATCACGATCATGGAATGGAACGCGTAGAACACGGTCCCGGCGAGCCCCTCCCCGGTTCCGAGCGCAAGCCCTGCCAACATGATCCCGACGCTGGAGATCACCACGAACCCCAGCACCCGGCGCAAATCCGTCTGCGACAGCGCGCCCATGATGCCGACGATCATCGTGGCGGCGGCCACCCAGGCGATCACGCCCGAAAGAAGCGCGCGTTCCGGCGGGAAGAGCATCACGAGCACGCGCAGCAGCGCGTAGACGCCGACCTTGGTCAGAACGCCGCCGAACAGCGCAGCCGTGACGATGCGAGGTGTATGGTAGGAGGCGGGCAGCCAGAAATTGACGGGAAAGGCCGCCGCCTTCATGGCGAAGGCGAGCAGGAAGAATACGGAGAGCGTGGTGAGCGGGGCGGCCTCCCGAACGCTGTCGGCCTTGCGCGCGATATCGGCCATGTTGAGCGTTCCGAACGCACCGTAGAGAAGCGCCGTGGCAGTCAGGAAGAAGGTGGTGCCCACCAGATTGAGGATGGCGTATTTCGTGGCACCATCGAGCTGGCGATGCTCCGACCCGAGCACCAGAAGCCCGAAGGAGGAGATAAGGAAGACCTCGAACCAGACATAGAGATTGAAGATGTCGCCGGTCAGGAACGAGCCGCCCACCCCCGCCATCATGAGCAGGAGAAAGGGATAGAAGCCGTAGCGGCGCCCGATCATGCCGATGTCGGCCGTGGAATAGAATGCGCAGACCAGCGCGACCAGCGTTGCGACGAGGGCAAGGGAGGCGCCCAGAATGTCGGCGGCGAACGAAATGCCGAAGGGCGGCAGCCAGCGCCCCATGGTCATGACCGCCGGCCCGTGGTCGAGGATGTGCGACAGCAAGAGCACGTTGCCTGCCAGGGTGGCGATCAGCCCGGCGATCGCGATGCCGGCCTGCAGCCTGGTCTCATGCCGGAAGATCAGAAGCACCGCGCCGAAGACGAGCGGAATCGCCACGGGCGCGATGACCAGCCAGTCGGCCGGGCTGGTCGGCGCCAGGACCATGGCGCCTGAAAGATCCACCGTTTCGTGTGCTTGGACCGCCATCTCAATACCCCAGGGGTGGAAGCTCTTCGCCTTCGGGCTCGGCCACGCGCAGGCCGTCCGTATCGTCGGTGCCGAGCTCCTGGTAGGTGCGGAAAGCGAGAACGAGCAGGAAGGCGAAGAAGGAGAAGGAGATGACGATCGCCGTCAGGATCAGCGCCTGCGGCAGCGGATTGGCGGTAACGCCCGCGGGAACGTCCAAGTCGACGGGAATGATGGGCGGGACTTCCCGCACCACGCGCCCGGAGGTGAAGATGGTGAGGTTCACGGCGTTGCCGAAGATGGATACGCCGAGCAGGATGCGGATGATGTGCCTCGACAGCATCAGATAGATCGCGACGGCGAAGAAGATGCCGACGGTCACGGCCAGGATCGCTTCCATCAGGCGTGCTCCCTCTCTTCCAGCGCGAGCGCGATCGATGTGATCGAGCCGACGACAACCAGATAGACGCCGATGTCGAAGAACAGCACGGTCGAGATGTCGACCGCTTGGCCAAGCAGGTAGATTTCCGTCCACACCCCCGTCAGGAAAGGCACGCCCGCGAACAGCGAGACGATGCCGGAACAGGCCGAGACGAGCAGGCCGAAGGCCGAGATGGACATTGGATGGAAATAGAGCGCACGTCGCACCGGGGAGACCCCGCAGGCGATGCCGTATATGGCGAAGGCGGAGGCCGCGATCAGCCCGCCGATGAAGCCGCCGCCCGGCTCGTTATGACCGCGCAGGAGCACGAAGATGGAGAAGAGCACCATCAGGCTCGCCAGATAAGGCGCGGTGGTGCGGAAGATCAGCGTACGCATGATGACGGACACCGAAGTATTGAAGTTGACGTACTCGGCCAAACGGGCCGGCCAGCGCCGTTTGCGCCCTCGAGGGGGAGATGGCCGGCAGGCCGGAGGGGGGTGTGAAAGAGTGCAATCATCTCCATCCGCTCTACCCCGCTTTCGCGGTCTTGCCGGCCTTTATGCGCACGAGCGCCAGGATGGCGAGCCCGGCGATCATCACCACCGCGATCTCTCCCAGCGTGTCGAGGCCGCGAAAGTCCACGATGATGACGTTGACGATGTTCCTCCCGTGCGCAATCACGCGGGCGTTCGCGGCGAAGAATTCGCTGAGCGCGGGGTTGAAGGGGATCTGCGTTATGCGCAGGAGCAGCATGCCCAGCGCCGCTCCGCAGAGTGCTGCAACCGAGAAGTCCAGCGTCCTCTGCCCCAAGGGACGGTGGTCCGTGGGCGAGAGGCGCAGCCTCGTCATGACGAGGGCGAGGATGACGACGGACAGTGTCTCGACCATGAACTGGGTGAAGGAAAGGTCCGGCGCGCCGAGCAGCATGAAAAGCAGCGCCACCGCGAATCCCTGGATGCCCAGCGAGACGATGGCCGTCAGCCGGTCGCGCGCATAGACCACGGCAGCAAGGCCGATGACCGCGATGGCGAGCACCGTCCATTCGTAAAAATGCAGCGGGACGAAGTCCGGCATGGCCGGCAGTTCCCCGAAGGCGATCATCGGCACCAGCAGCGCTGCCGCCAGGAAGATGAAGACCGCTGTCATATAGACGTCGAGACGGCCGTTCTGCACGACAGCCGTGACCGATGCCGAGATGCGGATGGTTCCGCGCACGAACTGGTCGAAGCCCCGGTCCGGCCCCCAGCCGATCGCCACAAGCAGCCCCGCCATCGCGGCGCGGCCGCGTCCGAGCGTCAGGTAGAAGACGACGCCGAGCGCAATCGTGATGATGGAGAGCAGCAGCGGCAGGCCGACATGGGGAACGACCGAGATCGAAACGGAGACGGGTTCGCCCGCCACCGCGCTCGCCATGGGGCTCGAAACGAAGCGGTGGCTGAGAGCGGAGAAGATCGCCATCAGAAGACCGTCAAGCGCGAGCACCAGCGGTCCCAGCCAGAGCAGCACCGGGCCTTCGTGGGCTGTCCTCGGCGTCGGAACCGCCCTGCCCGTGAAGGGCTTCAGCGCGACGGCGAAGCCGATGGCGAACATCAGCGCATTGCCGAAGATGGCGACCAGCGTGAAAAGCATGCTCCAGCCGCTGCCGAAGCCAAGCCCGGCATAGATCTCCTCCTTCGCCAGGAAGCCGAAGAAGGGACCGAACCCGCCCATGGACAGCGCCGCGAACACGGCCGCCCCGAAGGTGATCGGCATCGCGCGGCCTATGCCGCCCAGCCTCGTGATGTCGCGCGTGCCCGTCTCATGGTCGACGATGCCGGCCACCATGAAGAGAGCGCCCTTGAACATGGAATGCGCCACCAGATAGAGCACCGCCGCCTCGACCGCGATTTTCGAGCCGAATCCCGTCAGCATCACGAGAAGGCCGAGCGAGGCCACCGTCGTATAGGCGAGCATCAGCTTGAGGTCGGTCTGGCGCAGCGCCAGCAGCGTGCCGACGATGAGCGTCGTGCCGCCGAAGACGGGCAGGATCGTCTCCCACAGAAGCGTGTCTCCCATGATGGGGTTGAGCCGCATCAGCAGATAGATGCCCGCCTTCACCATCGTGGCCGAATGCAGGTAGGCCGAGACCGGGGTGGGCGCTTCCATGGCGTTCGGAAGCCAGAAATGGAGCGGAAACTGCGCCGATTTGGTGAATGCGCCGCCGAGAACCAGGATAAGGGCCGCAAGATAGAGCGGCGATCCGCGCAATGCGCCCCCGCTCTCCAGAAGCGCGGAGAGCGAGTTCGCGCCCGTCGCCTGCGCGATGACCAGAAGGCCCGCAAGCAGCGCCAACCCGCCGGCGCCTGTGACGATCAGCGCCTGGAGTGCCGCGCGCCGCGCCGGCTCGCGCCCGTGATCGAAGCCGATCAGCAGGAAGGAGGTGATCGAGGTGAGTTCCCAGAAGACGAAGAGTGTCAGGAACGAATCGGCCGCCACAAGGCCCTGCATCGCCCCCATGAACATGAGGATGAAGGAGAAGAAGCGGCCCTGATGCGGATGCCCCCTCAGATACCCGCCCGAATAGAGCACGATCAGCGTGCCGATGCCGGTGATCAGGAGCGCGAAGGTGAGCGAAAGGCCGTCCAGATACCAGGAGAAGTCGACGCCGAGGCTCTCGATCCAGGGATATCCGCCTGCAATCGCCTGCCCATCGGCCACCGCGCCTAGGAAGCCGGCGAAATGGTAGAAGAGGAACGCGGGAACGAGGGCCAGGACCCAGGCCGCGTTGTGGCCCAGGGCACGGGTGAGAAAGGGAGCTGCTGCTGCACCCAGAAACGGCAGGACCAGAGCAAGAAAAGTCAGCCACTGCCCGTCTGCCGCCATAGGTTCCCCTTAGCTTTGATTGCGCCCCTCTGCGCGGGAATACGCGGTCGCATCCCCCAATCGTGGTGGTGACATAGACGTTCATGTGCGTACGGGCAAGGTGAGTGCGACAATAGGGCAGGATATTCACGGGTTGCACGCGATCCAACGGGATAGACTGCAAAAAGGCGCCGGCGGCACCTACATACCGGCAAACGCAATGGAGATCAGCAATGGCAGGCGAGACGCGGCCGAAAGTCCGGAAATCCGACGAGGAGTGGCGCAGGGAACTGACGCCCGAGCAGTATCACGTTACGCGCGAACACGGCACCGAGCGCGCCTTCACCGGCCCCTATTGGGACAACAAGCGCGAGGGGCTCTATCGTTGCGTGGCCTGCGGGCGCCCGCTCTTCCCGTCCGGGACGAAATACGATTCCGGCACGGGCTGGCCGAGCTTCTACGCCCCCGTGGAGGACGACGCGGTCACGCTCCACAAGGACCGGTCCTTCCTCATGACAAGGACGGAGGTCCGCTGCGCCGATTGCGACGCCCATCTCGGCCATCTGTTCGACGACGGGCCGCAGCCCACCGGCCTGCGCTACTGCATGAACGGTACTGCGTTGAAGTTCGAGGAGAAATAGTCCCCGTTGCGCTGGATCCCCTCTCTTGCAAATTCCAAGGACTTGGGCTTGCGCCCAAGCCCAAGAATTTGCTTTCTCCCCCGCAAGGGGGGAGATAGGTGCGCTGCAACGTCGCTTCCGACAGTCGCAACCGTCTGAGATGAGCGGAGACAGCGGTGCCGGCGCTATCTCTCCCCTTGCGGGAGAGATAGCGATTTCAAATATCTTGGCTGCAGCGACGCGGAAGCTGAGTGTTGGAAATCGCAAGAGAGGGGGCCGCAGCTTGCCAGCCTCGAGTACTTCGTCAGGTATATTCAGGAGTTTCCCCATGTCCCCCCGCCCCGCATTTCCCGCCCTGCCCGCTCCAGAGGCCGAGAAGCGCCCGGTCACCGATACGCGCCACGGCTTCACCCGTACCGACGAGTACAGCTGGCTCAGGGCGGAGAACTGGCAGGAGGTGCTGCGGAATCCGTCGAGCCTCGCCCCTGGGATCCGCGCGCATCTCGAAGCGGAGAACGCCTATCACGAAGCCATGATGGAGGACACGAAGGCGCTGCAGAAGCGCCTCTTCGCCGAGATGAAGGGCCGCATCAAGGAAGATGAAAGTTCCGTGCCGATGAAGGACGGTCCTTTCGCCTACGGCACCGCCTATCGCAAGGGCGGCGAACATCCGCGCTTCTTCCGCATCCCGCGCGGGGGCGGCGCGGAGGACGTGCTGCTCGACGGCGACGCCGAGGCCGAGGGCAAGAGCTATTTCCACATCGGCGGGGTCGGCCATTCGCCCGACCACCGCTATCTCTTGTGGAGCACCGACGACAAGGGCTCGGAATTTTTCACGCTGCGCCTGCGCGATCTCTCGACCAAGCGCGACCTCGACGACCATGTGGAGGGTACGAACGGCTCCGGCACCTTCACCGCCGACACCCGCGGCTTCTATTACGCCCGGCTCGACGACAACCACCGGCCCTCCAAGATCCTCTTCCACGCGGTCGGAAGCGATGCCGCCGAGGACAGGCTGATCTACGAGGAGGCCGATCCCGGCTTCTTCATGCATGTCTTCGGCAGCCGGCTCGACGATTGGATCTTCATCTCCATCCACGACCACGAGACGAGCGAATACCGCATCCTGCCCGCCAACGATCCCGATGCCGAGCCGCGCGTCATCGCCGCGCGCGAGCCCGGCATCCGCTACGACATAGAGCCGGCGGGCGAGGAGTTCTTCATCCTCACCAACCGCGACGGCGCGAAGGATTTCAAGATCATGACCGCGCCTGCGGCCGATCCCGCGCCGGCCAACTGGCGCGAAGTGGTGCCGCACGAGCCCGGGCGGCTCATCATGTCCTTCCTCGCCTTCAAGGATTTCCTCGTGCGGCTCGAACGCAAGGACGGCCTGCCGCGCATCGTCGTGCGCGAGCGCGGAACCGGCGAGGAGCACATGATCGCTTTCGAGGAAGAGGCCTATTCCCTCGCTCTTTACGGCGTCTACGAATACGACACCGACACGTTCCGTTTCGCCTACTCCTCCATGACGACGCCGGGGCAGGAATTCGACTACGATATGCGTACCCGCCAGCGCACTCTCCTGAAGACGCAGGAAGTGCCTTCCGGCCACGATCCGGAAGACTATGTGACGCGCCGGCTGATGGCGACCGCACCCGACGGCGAGCAGGTGCCGATCTCGCTCGTCCATCGCCGCGGCCTCAGGCTCGACGGCTCGGCCCCCTGTCTCCTTTACGGCTACGGCGCCTACGGCATCACCATCAGCGCCTCCTTCCGCACGAACCCGCTGTCGCTGGTCGACCGCGGCTTCGTCTATGCCATTGCCCATATCCGCGGCGGCAAGGACAAGGGCTTCGCCTGGTACGAGGACGGCAAGCGGGAGAGGAAGATCAACACCTTCACCGACTTCATCGCCTGTGCCCGCCATCTCGTGGCGCAGGGATATACGAGCCACGACCGGCTGGTCGCCGAAGGCGGCTCCGCCGGCGGCATGCTCATCGGCGCCGTGGCGAACATGGCGCCGAGGGATTTCCGCGCGCTGGTGGCGGCGGTTCCCTTCGTCGACGTGCTCAATACGATGCTGGACGACACCCTGCCCCTCACCCCGCCCGAATGGCCGGAATGGGGCAATCCGATCGCGAGCAAGGAGGACTACGAGACCATCGCCGCCTATTCGCCCTACGACAATGTGCGCGCCGAGCCCTACCCGGCCATTCTCGCTCTTGCCGGGCTGACGGATCCGCGCGTGACCTATTGGGAGCCGGCGAAATGGGTGGCGCGCCTGCGCGACCACAGCACCAGCGGCAATCCGATCCAGCTCAGGGTCAACCTGGATGCCGGCCATGCCGGCGCCTCCGGCCGCTTCTCGCGGCTCGAGGAAACGGCGTTGAGCTATGCGTTCACGTTGAAGGCGGTTGGGATGAGCGAGTAGCTGGCGGGGCCGTCGCTGCGCCGTCAACTGCCCTGTTCGCTATTCCCTATTCGCGCTTTCCACCGCCGGCACCGCCTTCAGATAGGCCGCGATCGCCTCCCGGTCCTCGGCGGGTAGCCGTGCCATGTTCTTCTGCACCTCCACCATCGAACCTCCGACGGAATCGAAGTCGGGAGTGAAGCCGCTTTCGAGATAATAGGCGATGTCGCTCTCGGACCACGAGCCGATGCCCTGGCCGCCCGGCGTGATGTTGGGAACGCTGCCTTCCCCTTCCACCGCCTCTCCGCCCGCGAGCCAGCGTCCATATTCCGGCCCTCCCATGACGTTGCGCGGCGTATGGCACTCGCCGCAGTGGCCGGGCCCTTCCACGAGATAGCGGCCGCGGCGCGCCGGGTCCGAAGCATCCTCGCCAAGCGCCACGACCGGCTGGGGATGCATGTACAGCAGTTTCCACAAGCCGATGCCGCGGCGGAACGTATAGGGGAATGCGAGGGAATGGCCGGGCGCCTCCTCGGCCACCGGCGGCAGCGTCTTCATGAAGGCGAAGAGGTCGGCCACGTCCTGCGGCTCCATCCGCTCGTAGGATGTATAGGGAAAGGCCGGATAATAGTGCTCGCCCGCGGGCGAAACCCCGCGCATCATGGCGTTGGCGAAATCCGCTTCGGTCCAGCTGCCGATGCCCGCTTCCGGGTCCGGCGAAATGTTCGGCGCCACGAAGGTGCCGAAGTCCGTCTCCAGCTTTTCTCCGCCGGCGAGTTCGAGAAGGGCATCGCCCTCGGCACCCGGCCGGGCGTGGCAGGATGCACACCCGCCCGCCCAGAAGATGCGCTCGCCACGCGCGGAATCGCCCGGCTGCGGAGCGGCCACCGCCGCACCGTCGAGCCGCTGCGGTGCCGTGAGGAGCCAGAAAGCCGCCCCCGCTGCTGCAATCAGCACAACGGGGACGAGAACCCATGCGCGGCGCATCGCTTCTTAGTTATTCTGTACGCGGAAATTCTCGTGACAGGCGCTGCAGTTGGACAGCACCGGCATGACCGCCGCCCTGAACGCCTCTAGATCGGCCGGGCCCTGGCGGCCCGCCGCTTGCATTGCCGCCGCGGCATCCGACTGGAACTTTGCGAGCGCCTGCTGGAAGCCCTCGGGGTTCTCCCAAACGGCCGGGGACGCCGTCGTCTCGCCCGCGTCCGAACCTTCGGGGAAGAAATCGCCATAGGCCTGGGCCGCCCCGTTGAAGGTCGCGATCGCGGCCTTCGCCACGGCGGGATTGTATTCGAGTTCCCCCTTCAGCATCGCGCCGGAGGTGCCGGCCGAGGCCGCCACCGCGTCCATCAGCGCCTTGCGGACCTGAACCGGATCATCGGCGGCCGTGACCGCGGCAGTCGTCAGAAGGACGGCGGAAAGCGAAAGCAGAAATTTTTTCATAAGTTGCGTTCTCCGGGATTCGACCGCGCCAACCATAACCATCCGTCCGCACCGACAATTTTAAAATTACGGTCAGATTCGATCACGCTTTCGTGAGGCGGCCTTCCGCGGAAACACGAAAGAAAACCCGGCTTTTGGCCGGGTTCTCGTCAGGGTCCTCAGGCTCGGTCAGCCGCGCGCCTTCTCGTAGAGCTCCAGGACGTGATCCCAGTTGATCAGATTGTCGACGAAGGCCTCGAGATATTTCGGGCGGGCGTTGCGATAGTCGATGTAATAGGAGTGCTCCCACACGTCGACGCCCAGGACCGGCGTGCCGCCGTGCACCAGCGGGTTCTCGCCGTTCGGCGTCTTCATGATCTGGAGCTTGCCGTCCTTGAACGCGACCCAGGCCCAGCCCGAACCGAACTGCGTCATGCCGGCATTGATGAAATCGGCGCGGAACTTGTCGTAGCCGCCGAGATCGCTGTCGAAAGCCTGCTGGAGCGCGCCGGGGAGGCTCTTGCCGCCGCCGCCCTTCTTCATCCACTTCCAGAAATGGATATGGTTGAAGTGCTGCCCGGCATTGTTGAAGAGGGGCTGATTCTTGCCGTGGGACTGCTTGACGATCTCCTCGAGCGAGAGGTTGTCCATCCCGGCCTCGGCCGCCAGCTTGTTGCCGGTGTCCACATAGGCCTTGTGGTGCTTATCGTGGTGAAATTCCAGCGTTTCCTTGGACATATAAGGCTGAAGTGCCTCGTAGTCATAGGGCAGGTCCGGCAGTTCAAAGGCCATGTTCGTCTCCCTCATAACAGTGGTTGAAATCCACGATCCGCAGATGGGGTGGGCCGCCCGTTTTGGCAACCGCCCCTGATCATCTCTCAATGGCGGCCCGACGGATCGACGACCAGGCTTCCTTAGAGCATGTCGCTCCTTTTGGCCACCGGTCACCCGCCTTGACGATGGCCGCCGAGGCGCCACATGCCCGTTCGACGACCACGCCGGCGTGCTGGCGCCAAGCTCCTGTGAGTATTGGTCCAGCTTCTTGACCCTGCCCGGCGCATGGGATGAACTGCCGCCACGCGGGACATATGGAAATGCGCTTTTCGGCCTTCGTCTTCGATGCCTACGGCACGCTCTTCGACGTGCACTCGGCCGTGCGCCGCCATGCGGCCGAGATCGGGCCGGAGGGGCAGGTCCTTTCGGAGGTCTGGCGCGCGAAGCAGCTCGAATATTCGTGGGTCGGAACGCTCATGGACGAGCATGCCGATTTCTGGACGCTGACCGAACGCGCCCTGGACTTCGCCTTCCGGAAGGTGCCCGCCGCCAACCCGGCGGTGAAACAGAAGCTGCTCGATGCCTATTGGCACCTGGACTGCTATCCCGAAGTACCCGGCGTCCTTTCAGCGTTGAAAGCCGGCGGTGCACGGCTCTCGATCCTCTCCAACGGTTCGCGGGCCATGATCGAGGCGGCGCTCCGGTCATCCGCGCTCGACACCATGGTCGACGACGTCCTTTCGGCCGACATGGCGGGCAAGTTCAAAACGCACCCCGCCGTCTACGAGCTGGCGACCACGGCGCTGCGCGCCTATCCCGACACGATCTCCTTCCAGTCGTCCAACCGGTGGGATATTGCGG is part of the Chelativorans sp. AA-79 genome and encodes:
- a CDS encoding helix-turn-helix domain-containing protein; the protein is MAAPVGLLLPRLSPVSEERVTDICECVMDIVAALFNVSGKELRRPGRSSISVTRVRQIGMYIAHVVLRLKMAEIGRGFGRDRKTVQHACHFVEDMRDDEDFDRIIHLTERVTVAAFRHTEVMR
- a CDS encoding cytoplasmic protein codes for the protein MLEQEVHAFRREKAQQVSEARQCAAFFLISGIDLSAALATTGKERTALLARLGRLIERERLKGARRHWSYDLNRHIALKQAYDRLRPAREEERIRPRPMRRRWRARQKESGA
- a CDS encoding MucR family transcriptional regulator: MEMDDLTTKNDDVLMELTADVVAAYVSNNPVPVSELSNLIADVHAALGRVTRTTEQVATEKQKPAVNPKRSVHDEYIVCLEDGKKFKSLKRHLMTHYGLTPEQYREKWGLDPSYPMVAPSYAVARSQLAKKMGLGRKRKAK
- the mnhG gene encoding monovalent cation/H(+) antiporter subunit G, translated to MIELFQNLLVGTLILIGAFFAFAASIGLLRLPDLYTRMHAASKTGTLGSGAMLIALAVYTEDHATASRALAAIVFLLLTAPISAHLLAKAAYAAGYRLWSGSVHDDMATEKVSDVERPDEIS
- a CDS encoding cation:proton antiporter — encoded protein: MITGETYLAFAELAALGILSFSFLLAVLRVLRGPALPDRVVGLDMLVTIAIGFIAVIGIRTGYTLYLDIAIALGLVGFLATVAFARFVMSRRYEEEFTSPDPLGLYGEERE
- a CDS encoding Na+/H+ antiporter subunit E yields the protein MRLYLINILLALVWTAVTGSFAPANIVFGFLLGAGALYLIREQVGSLGYFRRGVKLTALALLFLYELVLSASRVAKLVLSPRMELKPGIFSYPLTVDRDFEITLLANLITLTPGTLSVDVSEDRKTLYVHALDCSDVALLRRDIAQGFERRIMEAFR
- a CDS encoding Na+/H+ antiporter subunit D; translation: MAVQAHETVDLSGAMVLAPTSPADWLVIAPVAIPLVFGAVLLIFRHETRLQAGIAIAGLIATLAGNVLLLSHILDHGPAVMTMGRWLPPFGISFAADILGASLALVATLVALVCAFYSTADIGMIGRRYGFYPFLLLMMAGVGGSFLTGDIFNLYVWFEVFLISSFGLLVLGSEHRQLDGATKYAILNLVGTTFFLTATALLYGAFGTLNMADIARKADSVREAAPLTTLSVFFLLAFAMKAAAFPVNFWLPASYHTPRIVTAALFGGVLTKVGVYALLRVLVMLFPPERALLSGVIAWVAAATMIVGIMGALSQTDLRRVLGFVVISSVGIMLAGLALGTGEGLAGTVFYAFHSMIVMAALYLLAGIMNGLGGSYSLHTLSGLYARHPLIAAFALVLILASAGLPPASGLWPKVMLVRASLDAGQGWLAFAILATGFLTTLALGRVFILAIWRQRDDQALLETASPFHGYLTLAILTVPVLFMGLYPQPVIDIAERAAGGILDASSYIGTVFPEGALP
- a CDS encoding Na+/H+ antiporter subunit C, which gives rise to MEAILAVTVGIFFAVAIYLMLSRHIIRILLGVSIFGNAVNLTIFTSGRVVREVPPIIPVDLDVPAGVTANPLPQALILTAIVISFSFFAFLLVLAFRTYQELGTDDTDGLRVAEPEGEELPPLGY
- a CDS encoding Na+/H+ antiporter subunit B, encoding MRTLIFRTTAPYLASLMVLFSIFVLLRGHNEPGGGFIGGLIAASAFAIYGIACGVSPVRRALYFHPMSISAFGLLVSACSGIVSLFAGVPFLTGVWTEIYLLGQAVDISTVLFFDIGVYLVVVGSITSIALALEEREHA